One window from the genome of Garra rufa chromosome 1, GarRuf1.0, whole genome shotgun sequence encodes:
- the LOC141330011 gene encoding uncharacterized protein, producing MRVHTGEKPFTCDQCGKSFTKSTNLKNHMNIHTGEKPYQCSHCDKRFSRSTHLKSHKSLHTREKQHACDKCGKSFATKGHLMTHTRVHTREKPFACDQCGQSFARSSDLKNHMSVHTGEKPFQCSHCNKRFSRSTHLKSHKRLHTGEKPHACDQCMKSFTTKGHLRKHMRVHTGEKPFTCDQCGQSFAQSANLKVHMNIHTGEKPFQCSYCGKRFSRSSNLKAHERIHTGEKQHACDQCGKSFAAKGHLMTHIRVHTGEKPFACDQCGKSFARSSDLKNHTNIHTGEKPYQCSHCNKRFSRSTHLKSHKRLHTGVKQHACDQCRKSFTTKGHLMTHKRVHTGEKPFTCDQCGKSYARSSDLKDHMSVHTGEKPYQCSHCDKRFSWSSNLKSHERIHTGETPYM from the coding sequence atgagagttcatactggagagaaaccattcacttgtgatcaatgtgggaagagtttcacaaaaTCAACAAACCTTAAGaatcacatgaacatccacactggagagaaaccttatcagtgttcacactgtgacaagagattcagtcggtCAACACATCTGAAATCGCACAAGAGtctccacactagagagaaacagCATGCATGTGATAAATGCGGGAAGAGTTTCGCAACGAAAGGACACCTTATGACACACACAAGAGTTCATACTAGAGAGAAACCATTCgcttgtgatcaatgtggacaGAGTTTTGCACGCTCATCGGACCTTAAGAACCACATGagcgttcacactggagagaaaccttttcaGTGTTCACACTGTAACAAGAGATTCAGTCGGTCAACACATCTGAAATCGCACAAGAGGCtacacaccggagagaaaccacACGCATGTGATCAATGCATGAAAAGTTTCACAACAAAAGGACACCTAAGgaagcacatgagagttcatactggagagaagccattcacttgtgatcaatgtgggcaGAGTTTTGCACAATCAGCAAACCTTAAGgttcacatgaacatccacactggagagaaaccttttcaGTGTTCATACTGTGGCAAGAGATTCAGTCGCTCATCAAATCTGAAAgcgcatgagaggatccacactggagagaaacagcatgcatgtgatcaatgcgggaagagtttcgCAGCGAAAGGACACCTTATGACACACataagagttcatactggagagaaaccattcgcttgtgatcaatgtgggaagagttttgcacGCTCGTCGGACCTTAAGAATCACACgaacattcacactggagagaaaccttatcagtGTTCACACTGTAACAAGAGATTCAGTCGGTCAACACATCTGAAATCACACAAGAGGCTCCACACTGGAGTTAAACAGCATGCATGTGATCAATGCAGGAAGAGTTTCACAACGAAAGGACACCTTATGACACACAaaagagttcatactggagagaaaccattcacttgtgatcaatgtgggaagagttatGCACGCTCGTCGGACCTTAAGGACCACATGagcgttcacactggagagaaaccttatcagtgttcacactgtgacaagagattcagttggTCATCAAATCTGAaatcacatgagaggatccacactggagagacaCCGTACATGTGA